The proteins below are encoded in one region of Pseudoduganella armeniaca:
- the dprA gene encoding DNA-processing protein DprA, protein MQATDSLPSSSHDGDSIAAWLRLVYAAGLSRLAAARLLRQHGTPQAILAASHASDNAAGLTRSQAAALRAPPSAALRALVDATLEWSARPDHALLTFHDAAYPPLLREIADPPLLLHACGNRALLTRSALGIVGSRNATTQGRLNAERFARSLADAGLTVVSGLALGIDAAAHTGALQGAGSTIAVIGTGIDLVYPSANAALAQRIAQGGCIVSEFALGTPARAPHFPIRNRTISGMTRGVLVVEAAERSGSLITARCAGEQGREVFAIPGSIHATLSKGCHRLIREGALLVETADDILAALQVGDAARARPFDDGNVSCESTMLTSLERAARPLLEALTYDPVSADELASRLQLDAADTQASLLALELAGVVERLPGGAFQRLKR, encoded by the coding sequence GTGCAAGCCACGGACTCCTTACCCAGCAGCAGCCATGACGGCGACAGCATCGCCGCATGGCTGCGTCTTGTTTACGCGGCGGGCCTGTCGCGCCTGGCCGCCGCGCGCCTGCTGCGCCAGCACGGCACGCCCCAGGCCATCCTTGCCGCCAGCCATGCATCCGATAACGCTGCGGGCCTCACCCGCAGCCAGGCCGCGGCATTGCGCGCGCCGCCATCGGCCGCGTTGCGCGCGCTGGTCGATGCCACGCTGGAATGGTCGGCCCGGCCGGACCACGCATTGCTGACCTTTCATGACGCTGCTTATCCACCGCTGCTGCGCGAGATCGCCGATCCGCCACTGCTGCTGCATGCATGCGGCAACCGCGCCTTGCTGACGCGCAGCGCCCTTGGCATCGTCGGCAGCCGCAATGCCACCACGCAAGGCCGCCTCAACGCGGAGCGCTTCGCGCGCAGCCTGGCCGATGCCGGCTTGACGGTCGTGTCGGGATTGGCACTGGGCATCGACGCGGCCGCGCATACGGGCGCGCTGCAAGGCGCCGGCTCCACCATCGCGGTGATCGGCACCGGCATCGACCTGGTCTACCCGAGCGCCAACGCGGCGCTGGCACAGCGCATCGCGCAGGGCGGCTGCATCGTCAGCGAGTTCGCCTTGGGCACGCCGGCGCGCGCGCCGCATTTCCCCATTCGCAATCGCACCATCAGCGGCATGACGCGCGGCGTGCTGGTGGTGGAAGCGGCCGAACGTTCCGGTTCGCTGATCACGGCGCGTTGCGCGGGCGAGCAAGGGCGCGAGGTGTTCGCGATCCCCGGTTCGATCCATGCCACGCTGTCGAAAGGCTGCCATCGCCTGATACGCGAAGGCGCGCTGCTGGTGGAAACCGCGGACGATATTCTCGCGGCATTGCAAGTCGGCGATGCCGCTCGCGCAAGGCCTTTTGACGATGGCAACGTAAGTTGCGAGAGCACCATGCTGACGTCCCTCGAGCGCGCCGCGCGGCCCTTGCTGGAGGCGTTGACATACGATCCCGTCAGCGCCGACGAACTGGCTTCTCGCTTGCAACTCGATGCCGCTGATACACAGGCAAGTTTGTTGGCATTGGAGCTTGCAGGTGTTGTGGAACGGCTGCCAGGTGGGGCTTTTCAGCGACTGAAAAGGTGA
- a CDS encoding DUF494 family protein gives MFDILVYLYETYYRPDACPEPAALAKKLSAVGFDDVEISEALVWLNDLTEMAGDEQTLVAASTGMRFYVEQEQDVLGSQAIGFIAFLESARVLTPLQREIVIERALSLEEAPVNLGKLKIIVLMLLWSQGKEPDALMFDDLFGSDEEQAPRLLH, from the coding sequence ATGTTCGACATCCTTGTTTATCTCTACGAGACTTATTACCGGCCCGACGCATGCCCCGAACCGGCAGCGTTGGCGAAGAAGCTTTCGGCCGTCGGTTTCGACGACGTGGAGATCTCCGAGGCGCTGGTCTGGCTGAACGACCTGACCGAGATGGCGGGCGACGAGCAGACCTTGGTTGCCGCGTCGACCGGCATGCGTTTCTATGTCGAGCAAGAACAGGATGTACTGGGATCGCAGGCCATCGGCTTTATCGCGTTCCTGGAAAGCGCGCGCGTGCTGACGCCGCTGCAGCGCGAGATCGTCATCGAACGGGCGCTGTCGCTGGAAGAGGCACCCGTCAACCTGGGCAAGCTGAAGATCATCGTGCTGATGCTGTTGTGGAGCCAGGGCAAGGAGCCCGACGCATTGATGTTCGACGACCTGTTCGGTTCCGACGAAGAGCAGGCTCCCCGCTTGCTGCACTGA
- a CDS encoding DNA topoisomerase III — protein MSKTLIIAEKPSVANDIAKSLGGFTKHDEYFESDEYVLSSAVGHLLEIAVPEEHDVKRGKWSFAHLPMIPPYFALNPIAKTESRLKVLNKLIKRKDVTALINACDAGREGELIFRLIAQNAKVNKPVKRLWLQSMTPAAIRDGFAHLRSDEEMLPLADAARCRSEADWLIGINGTRAMTAFNSKEGGFYLTTVGRVQTPTLSIVVEREDKIKKFVPRDYWEVRAEFVCAAGVYEGRWLDTNFKKDENDPEKRAERLWSKAAADSIALACRGKQGNVTEESKPTTSMAPALFDLTSLQREANGRFGFSAKNTLGLAQALYEKHKVLTYPRTDSRHLPEDYLPTVQSTLEVVKQNPNYHQFAKTILDKGWVKPNKRIFDNTKISDHFAIIPTGIAPKGLSEPEQKLYDLVTRRFMAVFFPAAEFQVTTRYTEVSGHQFKTEGKVMTNPGWLAVYGKDTSDDKEGGGNLVPVAKGEKVHTDQVNANGLVTKPPARYTEATLLSAMEGAGKLVDSDELRDAMAGKGLGTPATRAAIIEGLLTEKYLIREGRELIPTAKASQLMTLLRGLGVNELTAPELTGEWEYKLSQMEKGRISREEFMREIAQMTQIIVKRAKEYDNDTIPGEYATLATPCPNCAGVVKENYRRFACTKCDFSMSKTPGSRQFEIAEVEELLKNRTIGPLQGFRSKMGRPFAAILRIVRDEDINNFKLEFDFGQNDEEGEDGEGVDFTGQTPLGPCPKCNGGVYEMGLAYVCEHSVAKPKTCDFRSGRIILQQEILPEQMAKLLNDGKTDLLPGFVSQRTRRPFKAFLVRGKDGKISFEFEPRKEKPGAKPKAAAEPAAEGGEEAAVAPAKKTAAKKAAAKPAAKAATKTAAKKAPAKKAAAKKTVAAE, from the coding sequence ATGAGCAAAACCCTCATCATCGCCGAGAAGCCTTCTGTCGCGAACGATATCGCGAAGTCGCTTGGCGGCTTCACCAAGCACGATGAGTATTTCGAATCCGACGAATACGTGCTGTCCTCCGCCGTCGGCCACCTGCTGGAAATCGCGGTGCCGGAAGAGCACGACGTCAAGCGCGGCAAGTGGAGCTTCGCGCACCTGCCGATGATCCCGCCGTACTTCGCGCTGAACCCCATCGCCAAGACGGAGAGCCGGCTCAAGGTCCTGAACAAACTGATCAAGCGCAAGGACGTCACCGCCCTGATCAACGCATGCGACGCGGGCCGCGAAGGTGAACTGATCTTCCGCCTGATCGCGCAGAACGCCAAGGTGAACAAGCCCGTCAAGCGCCTGTGGCTACAGTCGATGACGCCGGCCGCGATCCGCGACGGCTTCGCGCACCTGCGCAGCGACGAGGAGATGCTGCCGCTGGCCGACGCGGCGCGGTGCCGTTCCGAAGCCGACTGGCTGATCGGCATCAACGGCACCCGCGCGATGACGGCCTTCAATTCGAAAGAGGGCGGCTTCTACCTGACGACCGTGGGCCGCGTGCAGACGCCGACCCTGTCGATCGTGGTGGAGCGCGAGGACAAGATCAAGAAGTTCGTGCCGCGCGACTACTGGGAAGTGCGCGCCGAATTCGTCTGCGCCGCCGGCGTCTACGAAGGCCGCTGGCTCGACACGAATTTCAAGAAGGACGAGAACGATCCGGAGAAGCGCGCCGAGCGCCTGTGGAGCAAGGCAGCCGCCGATTCGATCGCGCTGGCATGCCGCGGCAAGCAGGGCAACGTCACCGAGGAATCGAAGCCGACGACGTCGATGGCGCCCGCGCTGTTCGACCTGACCTCGCTGCAGCGCGAGGCCAACGGCCGCTTCGGCTTCTCCGCCAAGAACACGCTGGGCCTGGCCCAGGCGCTGTACGAAAAGCACAAGGTGCTGACGTATCCGCGTACCGATTCGCGCCACCTGCCGGAAGACTACCTGCCAACCGTGCAGTCGACCCTGGAAGTGGTCAAGCAGAACCCGAACTACCACCAGTTCGCCAAGACCATCCTGGACAAGGGCTGGGTCAAGCCGAACAAGCGCATCTTCGACAACACCAAGATCTCGGACCACTTCGCGATCATCCCGACCGGCATCGCGCCGAAGGGCTTGTCCGAGCCGGAACAGAAGCTGTATGACCTGGTCACGCGCCGCTTCATGGCCGTGTTCTTCCCGGCCGCGGAATTCCAGGTCACCACGCGCTACACGGAAGTGTCGGGCCACCAGTTCAAGACCGAAGGCAAGGTCATGACGAACCCCGGCTGGCTGGCGGTGTACGGCAAGGACACGAGCGACGACAAGGAAGGCGGCGGCAACCTGGTGCCGGTGGCGAAGGGCGAGAAGGTCCACACCGACCAGGTCAACGCCAACGGCCTGGTCACCAAGCCGCCCGCGCGCTACACGGAAGCGACGCTGCTGTCGGCCATGGAAGGCGCCGGCAAGCTGGTCGACTCCGACGAACTGCGCGACGCGATGGCCGGCAAGGGCCTGGGCACGCCAGCCACGCGTGCGGCCATCATCGAGGGCCTGCTGACGGAGAAGTACCTGATTCGCGAAGGCCGTGAACTGATCCCGACGGCGAAGGCCTCGCAGCTGATGACGCTCCTGCGCGGCCTGGGCGTGAACGAACTGACGGCGCCGGAGCTGACGGGCGAGTGGGAATACAAGCTGTCGCAGATGGAGAAGGGCAGGATCTCGCGCGAGGAATTCATGCGCGAGATCGCGCAGATGACGCAGATTATCGTCAAGCGCGCCAAGGAATACGACAACGACACGATCCCGGGCGAGTACGCCACCCTGGCCACGCCGTGCCCGAACTGCGCCGGCGTGGTCAAGGAAAACTACCGCCGCTTCGCCTGCACCAAGTGCGACTTCTCGATGAGCAAGACGCCAGGCAGCCGCCAGTTCGAGATCGCCGAAGTGGAAGAGCTGCTGAAGAACCGCACCATCGGTCCGCTGCAGGGCTTCCGCTCGAAGATGGGCCGGCCGTTCGCCGCGATCCTGCGCATCGTGCGCGACGAGGACATCAACAACTTCAAGCTGGAGTTCGATTTCGGCCAGAACGACGAGGAAGGCGAGGACGGCGAGGGCGTCGACTTCACCGGCCAGACGCCTCTGGGCCCGTGCCCGAAGTGCAATGGCGGCGTCTACGAGATGGGCCTGGCCTATGTGTGCGAGCACAGCGTGGCCAAGCCGAAGACATGCGACTTCCGCAGCGGCCGCATCATCCTGCAGCAGGAGATCCTGCCGGAACAGATGGCGAAACTGCTGAACGACGGCAAGACCGACCTGCTGCCGGGCTTCGTTTCGCAGCGCACGCGCCGGCCGTTCAAGGCCTTCCTGGTGCGGGGCAAGGACGGCAAGATCAGCTTCGAATTCGAGCCGCGCAAGGAAAAGCCGGGTGCGAAACCGAAAGCCGCGGCCGAACCGGCGGCGGAAGGCGGCGAGGAAGCAGCGGTCGCGCCGGCCAAGAAGACGGCGGCCAAGAAGGCTGCCGCCAAGCCGGCCGCGAAGGCCGCCACCAAGACGGCGGCCAAGAAGGCGCCGGCGAAGAAGGCCGCGGCCAAGAAGACCGTCGCGGCGGAATAG
- a CDS encoding methyl-accepting chemotaxis protein gives MNNLKIGTRLGLGFGLVLLLTLLMTTFGILRMQSVAEATRELMQVPLAKERMIADWYMRIHTSVRRTTAISKSSDPSLGPFFAEDTANSTREVNALQKNVEPLLVTGPEKEIFERIVAARKRYLASRDAIVALKKEGKFDEANDVLVKTFQPDGKAYLDALHDLLQSQRNFIDSEAVRIDKVFQDNRRFMILFGGAVLALGAFCSWWLTRGIVVPLHRAVDVAWSVANNDLRSDIESNTKDETGRLLGALKTMNDNLARIVGQVRDGTEHISSASGEIAAGNLDLSARTEQQASALEETASSMEELTSTVRQNADNARQANQLAVSASEVAVRGGEVVGRVVETMDSINASARKIVDIISVIDGIAFQTNILALNAAVEAARAGEQGRGFAVVASEVRNLAQRSAAAAKEIKVLIGDSVDKVDAGSKLVEQAGTTMTEVVRSIHRVTDIMGEITTASVEQSSGIEQVNRAITDMDGVTQQNAALVEEAAAAAASLREQAAALAGVVSVFKLA, from the coding sequence ATGAACAATCTGAAAATCGGTACCCGCCTTGGCCTGGGCTTCGGTCTGGTCCTGCTGCTGACACTCCTCATGACGACGTTCGGCATTCTGCGCATGCAATCGGTGGCGGAAGCCACCCGTGAACTGATGCAGGTGCCGCTTGCCAAGGAACGCATGATCGCGGACTGGTACATGCGCATCCACACCAGCGTGCGTCGCACCACGGCGATCTCGAAAAGCAGCGACCCGTCGCTGGGCCCGTTCTTTGCCGAGGACACCGCCAACTCGACGCGTGAAGTCAACGCATTGCAAAAGAACGTCGAACCGCTGCTGGTCACGGGACCCGAAAAGGAAATCTTCGAGCGCATCGTCGCGGCCCGCAAGCGCTACCTGGCATCGCGCGACGCCATCGTGGCGCTGAAGAAGGAAGGCAAGTTCGACGAGGCCAACGATGTGCTCGTCAAGACGTTCCAGCCGGACGGCAAGGCCTACCTGGATGCGCTGCACGACCTGCTGCAGTCGCAGCGCAATTTCATCGACTCGGAAGCCGTACGCATCGACAAGGTCTTCCAGGACAACCGCCGCTTCATGATCCTGTTCGGCGGCGCCGTGCTGGCGCTGGGCGCGTTCTGCTCGTGGTGGCTGACGCGCGGCATCGTGGTGCCCCTGCACCGCGCCGTCGACGTGGCCTGGTCGGTGGCGAACAATGACCTGCGCAGCGACATCGAAAGCAATACCAAGGACGAAACGGGCCGCCTGCTGGGCGCCCTGAAGACGATGAACGACAACCTGGCACGCATCGTCGGCCAGGTGCGCGACGGCACCGAACATATTTCCAGCGCCTCGGGCGAAATCGCCGCTGGCAACCTGGACCTATCGGCGCGCACCGAGCAGCAGGCCAGCGCGCTGGAAGAAACGGCGTCATCGATGGAAGAACTGACTTCCACCGTGCGCCAGAACGCCGACAATGCACGCCAGGCCAACCAGCTGGCCGTCAGCGCTTCCGAGGTCGCCGTGCGCGGCGGCGAAGTGGTGGGGCGCGTCGTCGAGACAATGGACTCGATCAACGCCTCGGCGCGCAAGATCGTCGACATCATCTCCGTCATCGACGGCATCGCGTTCCAGACCAATATCCTGGCCCTGAACGCCGCCGTGGAAGCGGCGCGCGCCGGGGAGCAGGGGCGCGGCTTTGCAGTGGTCGCCAGCGAGGTGCGCAACCTGGCGCAGCGCTCGGCCGCCGCCGCCAAGGAAATCAAGGTGCTGATCGGCGATTCGGTCGACAAGGTCGACGCCGGCAGCAAGCTGGTCGAGCAAGCCGGCACGACGATGACGGAAGTGGTGCGAAGCATCCACCGCGTGACCGACATCATGGGCGAGATCACCACGGCCAGCGTGGAGCAGAGCTCCGGCATCGAGCAGGTCAACCGCGCGATCACCGACATGGATGGCGTGACGCAGCAAAATGCCGCGCTGGTGGAGGAAGCCGCCGCTGCCGCCGCTTCGCTGCGCGAGCAGGCTGCCGCGCTGGCTGGCGTGGTCAGCGTGTTCAAGCTGGCGTAA
- a CDS encoding DUF3597 domain-containing protein, giving the protein MGILSNIFHKIFPSSHPAVQQKPAAPAAAPQTAPAAASPAAPAPAAPAQQAAPAAMAEVDVEAILNQKAQSAGQPLNWRTSIVDLLKLLDLDSSLQARKELAQELHYTGDTGDSAKMNIWLHRQVMNKLAANGGKVPADLKD; this is encoded by the coding sequence ATGGGCATCCTGAGCAATATCTTCCACAAGATCTTCCCGTCCTCGCACCCGGCCGTGCAGCAGAAGCCGGCCGCGCCGGCCGCCGCGCCGCAGACGGCACCGGCCGCCGCGTCGCCTGCGGCACCGGCCCCGGCCGCCCCTGCACAGCAGGCCGCGCCAGCCGCCATGGCCGAAGTGGACGTCGAAGCGATCCTGAACCAGAAGGCGCAATCGGCCGGCCAGCCGCTGAACTGGCGCACGTCGATCGTCGACCTGCTGAAATTGCTGGACCTGGACAGCAGCCTGCAGGCCCGCAAGGAGCTGGCGCAGGAGCTGCACTACACGGGCGATACCGGTGACTCGGCCAAGATGAATATCTGGCTGCACCGGCAGGTGATGAACAAGCTGGCCGCGAATGGCGGCAAGGTGCCGGCGGACTTGAAGGATTGA
- a CDS encoding ABC transporter permease/M1 family aminopeptidase, which produces MTALLSIALFEAKQRFRLLSTWVYFLMFLALALLCVAAAGGALKNATIGFGGRVLINAPMPVMLTTSILGCLGVIVVAALMGRAVQQDFEYDMHHFFFTAPIRKHQYMLGRFAGGWLVLAVIFASIPLGLALGNWLPGIDPERLGRFRLEAYLLPYLLSLLPNLFIFGAIFYVLAALTRRMLPVYVSSVVMLIGYIVAPTLARDLDYKTLAALIDPFGTAAVLRLTEYWPIAERNARLVLPEGVYLLNRAIWCSFSLVVLMLGYWRFHFVGTQDGGNAAARGEGDVPLRITSTAARTAEAPDFKARSLALLLARMTWLNLRETTKNVYFFVIVLAGVLTMYAGALDMGSMWGTNTYPLTYVVLEMVSKTFTPFLLVVTTFYAGELVWREREHRMALLLDALPVPSWLPMFAKLAALVGLQALLLLLVMLCGMSIQVFHGYFQLEPGLYAKALFTIELPYYALVAVLAIAMQVLIGHKYMAYFAMIVYYVATIVLAGFGLEHPLLMYGVTPEIHYSDMNGFGHFLLRERWYQLYWAGAALVLVVLTLAFWPRGANEEWRTRRRLARHALTLPVLATFVGGVLLFLGTGAVLFYNLNVANRFETAYRQAADRADYEKRYKRVAALAQPRIADVKLTVDIVPAQRRLVVKGRYLLQNRSAQPIGTVYVTQEPHGTLRPVRFGVPARVTLDDALLGFHAYALATPLAPGATLPMDFEIVYEPKGILGLGQDTPVVANGTFFNNRVLPHIGYQRASELTDPRDRRRHGLPAQERQLPRDDAKGLANNLLGSDADWVTFDAVIGTAADQTAIAPGTLLKEWTARGRRYFHYRMDKPILNFYSFQSARYAVRHDWWQDVGIELYYHPGHEVNLDRITRGARDALDYYSRNFGPYQHKVLRVVEFPAYERFAQSYPNTVPFSESMGFIAKVDEKNPKDIDYPYYVTAHEVAHQWWGHQLVGGDTRGGTVLSETLAEYSALMVMKKTFGPERMRRFLRYDLDMYLRGRTMENGKELPLADNENQRYIHYRKGSLAMYQLQDIVGEERINALLRRLLQQHAYRGSPYPSVSVLVDGLRAAVPTDQAYLVDDLFNSIVLYDNRALSATFRKRWEGRYDVTVTVQASKLRADGLGAEKEVAMADLVDIGVDDRDGKPLLRERRRIVNGTTTFKLIVTGRPARAGIDPDNKLIDRKPDDNMTAVEFPP; this is translated from the coding sequence ATGACCGCGCTCCTTTCCATCGCGCTGTTCGAGGCGAAGCAGCGCTTCCGCCTGCTGTCCACGTGGGTGTACTTCCTGATGTTCCTGGCGCTGGCGCTGCTGTGCGTGGCCGCCGCCGGCGGCGCGCTGAAGAACGCCACCATCGGCTTCGGTGGCCGCGTGCTGATCAACGCGCCGATGCCCGTGATGCTGACCACCAGCATCCTGGGCTGCCTGGGCGTGATCGTGGTGGCCGCGCTGATGGGCCGCGCGGTGCAGCAGGACTTCGAGTACGACATGCACCACTTCTTCTTCACGGCGCCGATCCGCAAGCACCAGTACATGCTGGGCCGCTTCGCCGGCGGGTGGCTGGTGCTGGCCGTGATCTTCGCCAGCATCCCGCTCGGCCTGGCGCTGGGCAACTGGCTGCCGGGCATCGACCCGGAGCGCCTCGGTCGCTTCCGCCTGGAGGCCTACCTGCTGCCTTACCTGCTGTCGCTGCTGCCCAACCTGTTCATCTTCGGCGCCATCTTCTACGTGCTGGCCGCGCTGACGCGGCGCATGCTGCCCGTCTACGTCAGCAGCGTCGTCATGCTGATCGGCTATATCGTCGCGCCCACGCTGGCACGCGACCTCGATTACAAGACGCTGGCCGCGCTGATCGACCCGTTCGGCACCGCGGCCGTCCTGCGCCTGACGGAGTACTGGCCCATCGCCGAGCGCAACGCGCGCCTGGTGCTGCCGGAAGGGGTCTACCTGCTGAACCGGGCGATCTGGTGCTCGTTCTCGCTGGTCGTGCTGATGCTGGGCTACTGGCGCTTCCATTTCGTCGGCACCCAGGATGGCGGCAACGCGGCCGCGCGCGGTGAAGGCGACGTGCCGCTGCGTATCACGAGTACCGCCGCGCGCACCGCCGAGGCACCGGACTTCAAGGCGCGCAGCCTGGCCCTGCTGCTGGCGCGCATGACCTGGCTGAACCTGCGCGAAACCACCAAGAACGTGTATTTCTTCGTCATCGTGCTGGCCGGGGTGCTGACCATGTATGCGGGCGCGCTGGACATGGGCTCGATGTGGGGCACCAACACCTACCCGCTGACCTACGTGGTGCTGGAAATGGTCAGCAAGACCTTCACGCCGTTCCTGCTGGTGGTGACGACGTTCTATGCGGGTGAACTGGTGTGGCGCGAGCGCGAGCACCGCATGGCGCTGCTGCTGGATGCGTTGCCCGTGCCCAGCTGGCTGCCGATGTTCGCGAAGCTGGCCGCGCTGGTCGGGCTGCAGGCGCTGCTGCTGCTGCTGGTGATGCTGTGCGGGATGTCGATCCAGGTGTTCCACGGCTACTTCCAGCTGGAACCCGGGCTGTATGCCAAGGCACTGTTTACCATCGAACTGCCCTACTATGCGCTGGTGGCGGTGCTGGCGATCGCCATGCAGGTGCTGATCGGCCACAAGTACATGGCCTACTTCGCCATGATCGTCTACTACGTGGCGACGATCGTGCTGGCCGGCTTCGGTCTCGAACATCCGCTGCTGATGTACGGCGTCACGCCGGAAATCCACTACTCCGACATGAACGGCTTCGGCCACTTCCTGCTGCGCGAACGCTGGTACCAGTTGTACTGGGCCGGCGCGGCGCTGGTGCTGGTCGTGCTGACGCTGGCGTTCTGGCCGCGCGGCGCTAACGAGGAGTGGCGCACGCGCCGGCGCCTGGCGCGCCACGCGCTGACCCTGCCGGTGCTGGCCACGTTCGTTGGCGGCGTGCTGCTGTTCCTCGGCACCGGCGCGGTGCTGTTCTACAACCTGAACGTGGCCAACCGCTTCGAGACGGCCTACCGCCAGGCGGCCGACCGGGCCGACTACGAAAAGCGCTACAAGCGCGTGGCCGCGCTGGCGCAGCCGCGCATCGCCGACGTCAAGCTGACCGTGGACATCGTGCCGGCGCAGCGCCGCCTCGTGGTGAAGGGCCGCTACCTGCTGCAGAATCGCAGTGCGCAACCGATCGGCACCGTCTACGTCACGCAGGAACCGCACGGCACGCTGCGGCCCGTGCGCTTCGGCGTGCCGGCGCGCGTGACGCTGGACGATGCGCTGCTGGGCTTCCATGCGTATGCGCTGGCCACGCCGCTGGCGCCGGGCGCCACGCTGCCGATGGACTTCGAGATCGTCTATGAGCCGAAGGGCATCCTGGGCCTGGGCCAGGACACGCCCGTCGTGGCCAATGGCACCTTCTTCAACAACCGCGTGCTGCCGCACATCGGCTACCAGCGCGCCAGCGAACTGACCGACCCGCGCGACCGCCGCCGCCACGGCCTGCCGGCGCAGGAGCGCCAGCTGCCGCGCGACGACGCCAAGGGCCTGGCCAACAACCTGCTGGGCAGCGATGCCGACTGGGTCACGTTCGATGCCGTCATCGGCACGGCGGCCGACCAGACCGCGATCGCGCCCGGCACGCTGCTCAAGGAATGGACCGCGCGCGGCCGGCGCTACTTCCACTACCGCATGGACAAACCGATTTTGAACTTCTATTCGTTCCAATCGGCGCGCTACGCCGTGCGGCACGACTGGTGGCAGGACGTCGGCATCGAGCTGTATTACCACCCCGGCCACGAAGTCAACTTGGACCGCATCACGCGCGGCGCGCGCGACGCGCTGGACTACTACAGCCGCAACTTCGGCCCCTACCAGCACAAGGTGCTGCGCGTGGTGGAGTTCCCGGCCTATGAACGCTTCGCGCAGTCGTATCCGAACACGGTGCCGTTCTCGGAAAGCATGGGCTTCATTGCCAAGGTGGACGAGAAGAACCCGAAGGACATCGACTATCCGTACTACGTGACGGCGCACGAGGTGGCGCACCAGTGGTGGGGCCACCAGCTGGTGGGCGGCGACACGCGCGGCGGCACCGTGCTGTCGGAAACCCTGGCCGAGTATTCGGCACTGATGGTGATGAAGAAGACCTTCGGCCCCGAGCGCATGCGCCGCTTCCTGCGCTACGACCTGGACATGTACCTGCGCGGCCGCACGATGGAGAACGGCAAGGAGCTGCCGCTGGCGGACAACGAGAACCAGCGCTACATCCACTACCGCAAGGGCAGCCTGGCCATGTACCAGCTGCAGGACATCGTGGGCGAGGAGCGCATCAACGCGCTGCTGCGCCGCCTGCTGCAGCAGCACGCCTACCGCGGCAGCCCGTATCCGAGCGTCTCGGTGCTGGTGGACGGCTTGCGCGCGGCCGTGCCCACCGACCAGGCCTACCTCGTCGACGACCTGTTCAACAGCATCGTCCTGTACGACAACCGGGCCCTGTCGGCCACGTTCCGCAAGCGCTGGGAGGGCCGCTACGACGTCACCGTCACCGTGCAGGCCAGCAAGCTGCGTGCCGACGGCCTCGGCGCCGAAAAGGAAGTCGCGATGGCCGACCTGGTGGACATCGGCGTCGACGACCGCGACGGCAAGCCCTTGCTGCGCGAACGGCGCCGCATCGTCAACGGCACGACGACGTTCAAGCTGATCGTCACGGGCCGCCCGGCGCGGGCCGGCATCGACCCGGACAACAAGCTGATCGACCGCAAGCCGGACGACAACATGACCGCGGTCGAATTCCCGCCCTGA
- a CDS encoding ABC transporter ATP-binding protein: MELRIRNLSKTYANGVVALDNISLTIPSGMFGLLGPNGAGKSTLMRILATLQECDAGSVFFGELDVLDEKDEVRRQLGYLPQDFGVYPKVTAYELLDHFAILKGLSQRARRREIVDGLLQQTNLFDVRHQKLGTFSGGMRQRFGIAQALLGDPKLIIVDEPTAGLDPQERVRFHNLLSDIGDERTVILSTHIVSDVADLCSNMAIINKGELLVTGATQELIDDISCKIWARFVDKKDLAYFQQRHTIISTRLLSGRTLIHAYSDTDPGDGFEEAIGDLEDVYFATIAGRHVTDACD; encoded by the coding sequence ATGGAGCTAAGGATCCGCAACCTGTCCAAGACCTACGCCAATGGCGTGGTGGCCCTGGACAATATTTCACTGACGATTCCGTCCGGCATGTTTGGCCTGCTGGGGCCGAATGGCGCCGGCAAGTCGACGCTGATGCGCATCCTGGCCACCCTGCAGGAATGTGACGCGGGTTCCGTCTTTTTCGGCGAGCTGGACGTGCTGGACGAAAAAGACGAAGTCCGCCGCCAGCTGGGCTACCTGCCGCAGGATTTCGGCGTCTATCCCAAGGTGACCGCCTATGAGCTGCTGGACCACTTCGCCATCCTGAAAGGCCTGTCGCAACGGGCCCGCCGGCGCGAGATCGTCGACGGCTTGCTGCAGCAGACCAACCTGTTCGACGTGCGCCACCAGAAGCTGGGCACCTTCTCGGGCGGCATGCGCCAGCGCTTCGGCATCGCCCAGGCGCTGCTGGGCGACCCGAAGCTGATCATCGTCGACGAACCGACGGCCGGCCTCGACCCGCAGGAGCGGGTACGCTTCCACAACCTGCTGTCCGACATCGGCGACGAGCGCACCGTGATCCTCTCGACGCACATCGTCAGCGACGTGGCCGACCTGTGCTCCAACATGGCCATCATCAACAAGGGCGAGCTGCTGGTCACCGGCGCCACGCAGGAACTGATCGACGACATCAGCTGCAAGATCTGGGCGCGCTTCGTCGACAAGAAGGACCTGGCCTACTTCCAGCAGCGCCACACGATCATCTCGACACGCCTGCTGTCGGGCCGCACCCTGATCCACGCCTACAGCGACACCGATCCGGGCGACGGCTTCGAGGAAGCCATCGGCGACCTGGAGGACGTGTACTTCGCCACCATCGCCGGCCGCCACGTGACCGACGCCTGCGACTGA